In one window of Caloenas nicobarica isolate bCalNic1 chromosome 34, bCalNic1.hap1, whole genome shotgun sequence DNA:
- the LOC136000715 gene encoding olfactory receptor 14A16-like, with amino-acid sequence ITQFLLLAFTDTRELQLLHFWLFLGIYLAALLGNGLIITTIACDQHLHTPMYFFLLNLALLDLGSISITVPKSMANSLWDTRVISFAGCAAQVFFLDFFLGAEHSLLTVMSYDRYVAICKPLHYGTLLGSRACVHMAAAAWATGFLNALLHTANTFSLPLCKGNALDQFFCEIPQILKLSCSGTYFREAGLLVVSVCLGFGCFVFIVVSYVQILRAVLRIPSEQGRHKAFSTCLPHLAVVSLFVSTGMFAYLKPPSISSPSLDLVVSVLYSVVPPAVNPLIYSMRNQELKDALSKLIY; translated from the coding sequence atcacccagttcctcctcctggcattcacagacacacgggagctgcagctcttgcacttctggctcttcctgggcatctacctggctgccctcctgggcaacggcctcatcatcaccaccatagcctgtgaccagcacctccacacccccatgtacttcttcctgctcaacctcgccctccttgacctgggctccatctctatcactgtccccaaatccatggccaactctctgtgggataccagggtcatttcctttgcaggttgtgctgcccaggtcttctttttagATTTCTTCTTAGGTGCAGAGCATTCtcttctcaccgtcatgtcctacgaccgctacgttgccatctgcaaacccctgcactacgggaccctcctgggcagcagagcttgtgtccacatggcagcagctgcctgggccactgggtttctcaatgctctgctgcacacggccaatacattttcactgccactgtgcaagggcaatgccctggaccagttcttctgtgaaatcccccagatcctcaagctctcctgctcaggcacctacttcagggaagctgggctccttgtggttagtgtctgtttaggatttgggtgttttgtgttcattgtggtgtcctatgtgcagatcttgagggccgtgctgaggatcccctctgagcagggacggcacaaagccttttccacgtgcctccctcacctggccgtggtctccctgtttgtcagcactggcatgtttgcctacctgaagcccccctccatctcctccccatccctggacctggtggtgtctgttctgtactcagtggtgcctccagcagtgaaccccctcatctacagcatgaggaaccaggagctcaaggatgccctgtcGAAACTCATAtattag
- the LOC136000707 gene encoding olfactory receptor 14J1-like, which yields MSNSSSITQFLLLAFTDTRELQLLHFWLFLGIYLAALLGNGLIITTIACDQHLHTPMYFFLLNLSLLDLGSISITVPKSMANSLWDTRVISYAGCAAQVFFLGFLFGAEYSLLTIMSYDRYVAICKPLHYGTLLGSRACVHMAAAAWATGFLDALLHTANTFSLPLCKGNALDQFFCEIPQILKLSCSDAYLREAGLLVVSLCLSFGCFVFIVLSYVQILRAVLRIPSEQGRHKAFSTCLPHLAVVSLFVSTAMFAYLKPPSISSPSLDLVVSVLYALVPPAVNPLIYSMRNQELKESIRKVISWAFVNTDHLSITVHK from the coding sequence atgtccaacagcagctccatcacccagttcctcctcctggcgttcacagacacacgggagctgcagctcttgcacttctggctcttcctgggcatctacctggctgccctcctgggcaacggcctcatcatcaccaccatagcctgtgaccagcacctccacacccccatgtacttcttcctgctcaacctctccctcctggacctgggctccatctccatcactgtgcccaaatccatggccaactctctgtgggataccagggtcatttcctatgcaggatgtgctgcccaagtcttcTTTTTaggtttcttgtttggtgcagagtattctcttctcaccatcatgtcctacgaccgctacgttgccatctgcaaacccctgcactacgggaccctcctgggcagcagagcttgtgtccacatggcagcagctgcctgggccactgggtttctcgatgctctgctgcacacggccaatacattttcattgccactgtgcaagggcaatgccctggaccagttcttctgtgaaatcccccagatcctcaagctctcctgctcagatgcctacctcagggaagctgggcttcttgtggttagtctctgtttatcatttgggtgttttgtgttcattgtgctgtcctatgtgcagatcttgagggccgtgctgaggatcccctctgagcagggacggcacaaagccttttccacgtgcctccctcacctggccgtggtctccctgtttgtcagcactgccatgtttgcctacctgaagcccccctccatctcctccccatccctggacctggtggtgtctgttctatacgcattggtgcctccagcagtgaaccccctcatctacagcatgaggaaccaggagctcaaggagtCCATTAGGAAAGTGATTTCATGGGCGTTTGTCAATACTGATCATCTTTCCATCACTGTCCACAAATGA